The following are encoded together in the Thermomonas brevis genome:
- the dbpA gene encoding ATP-dependent RNA helicase DbpA, whose product MTTPTTFADLALDPALRPGLDALGYTTLTPIQAQALPAVLDGRDLIAQAPTGSGKTAAFGLGLLQKIDAAAGGTQALVLCPTRELADQVGKHLRKLATGIANLKLSVLCGGIPLAPQLASLTHAPQVVVGTPGRVLELVEKGALDLRGIKTLVLDEADRMLDMGFEEPIRALVKRMPKVRQSLLFSATFPDSIRTLAKAMLREPAEVSVEGGAQPPSIRSLFFEADPTRRAPQLATLLLQFNPESTVVFCNMRRDTEEVVGSLAHYGFDALALHGDMEQRDREEVLVRFANRSCNVLVASDVAARGLDIDDIGAVVNYELPTDADTYLHRIGRTGRAGRDGLALSLVAQNERNRAALIEERQGGEPIHYQRIAPQDGKPRGVPQAAMATLRIDAGRTDKLRPGDIVGALTGEAGLHKDAIGKIDVFPTRSYVAIARKQAKGALEKLRAGKIKGRRVRVFLL is encoded by the coding sequence ATGACCACGCCCACCACCTTCGCCGACCTCGCCCTCGATCCCGCCCTGCGACCGGGCCTCGACGCGCTCGGCTACACCACCCTCACCCCCATCCAGGCGCAGGCGCTGCCCGCCGTGCTGGACGGCCGCGACCTGATCGCGCAGGCGCCCACCGGCAGCGGCAAGACCGCGGCGTTCGGCCTCGGCCTGCTGCAGAAGATCGACGCCGCGGCCGGCGGCACCCAGGCACTGGTGCTCTGCCCCACCCGCGAACTCGCCGACCAGGTCGGCAAGCACCTGCGCAAACTCGCCACCGGCATCGCCAACCTGAAGCTGTCGGTGCTGTGCGGCGGCATCCCCCTGGCGCCGCAGCTGGCCTCGCTGACGCACGCGCCGCAGGTCGTGGTGGGCACGCCGGGGCGGGTGCTGGAACTGGTGGAGAAAGGCGCGCTCGACCTGCGCGGCATCAAGACGCTGGTGCTGGACGAAGCCGACCGCATGCTCGACATGGGCTTCGAGGAGCCGATCCGCGCGCTGGTCAAGCGCATGCCGAAGGTGCGGCAAAGCCTGCTGTTCTCGGCGACCTTCCCCGACTCGATCCGCACGCTGGCGAAAGCGATGCTGCGCGAACCGGCGGAAGTCAGCGTCGAAGGCGGCGCGCAGCCGCCCAGCATCCGCAGCCTGTTCTTCGAGGCCGACCCCACCCGCCGCGCGCCGCAATTGGCCACGCTGCTGCTGCAGTTCAACCCGGAATCGACGGTGGTGTTCTGCAACATGCGCCGCGACACCGAGGAAGTGGTCGGCTCGCTAGCGCACTACGGCTTCGACGCGCTGGCCCTGCACGGCGACATGGAGCAGCGCGACCGCGAGGAAGTGCTGGTGCGCTTCGCCAACCGCAGCTGCAACGTGCTGGTTGCCAGCGATGTGGCCGCGCGCGGCCTCGACATCGACGACATCGGCGCGGTGGTGAACTATGAGCTGCCGACCGATGCCGACACCTACCTGCATCGCATCGGCCGCACCGGTCGCGCCGGTCGCGACGGATTGGCGCTCAGCCTGGTCGCGCAGAACGAACGCAACCGCGCCGCGCTGATCGAGGAACGCCAAGGCGGCGAACCGATCCATTACCAGCGCATCGCCCCGCAGGACGGCAAACCACGCGGCGTGCCGCAGGCGGCGATGGCGACGCTGCGCATCGACGCCGGCCGCACCGACAAACTGCGCCCCGGCGACATCGTCGGCGCGCTCACCGGCGAGGCCGGGCTGCACAAGGACGCCATCGGCAAGATCGACGTGTTTCCCACCCGCAGCTACGTCGCCATCGCGCGCAAGCAGGCGAAGGGCGCGCTGGAGAAGCTGCGCGCGGGGAAGATCAAGGGGCGGCGGGTGCGGGTGTTCTTGCTGTAA
- a CDS encoding DUF1615 domain-containing protein: MTHAPRVRTRIVALGLGIALLCGGCGDDGRRTPEQVHADLMRRLPVTLHDREGWARDVQAAFAAQRIEPSTANLCAALAVVEQESTYRADPPVPGLGGIAIAEIKRRAAARHVPAFAVDAALTLRSPDGRSYAQRLQAMRTERELSELFEEMVARLPLGSGRLLAGLNPVRTGGPMQVRVDFAERNARGYPYAVDGSIRHEVFSRRGGLYFGIRHLFGYPAQYDRPLYRFADFNAGWYASRNAAFQQAAAIASGTRLARDGDLLAPDAPMDAPGATETALRGIAPALGMDAAAIRRDLGKERSASFAETDLYRRVFAIADGKGAGRPVPRARVPDIALSSPKITRKLTTAWFASHVEARWKACMAR, encoded by the coding sequence ATGACCCACGCCCCTCGCGTTCGCACACGGATCGTCGCACTCGGCTTGGGCATCGCCCTGCTGTGCGGCGGCTGCGGGGACGACGGCAGGCGCACGCCGGAGCAGGTGCATGCGGACCTGATGCGCAGGCTGCCGGTCACGCTGCACGACCGCGAAGGCTGGGCCCGCGACGTCCAGGCCGCGTTCGCCGCGCAGCGCATCGAGCCTTCGACCGCCAACCTGTGCGCCGCGCTGGCGGTGGTGGAGCAGGAATCGACCTATCGCGCCGACCCGCCAGTGCCGGGGCTCGGCGGCATCGCCATCGCCGAGATCAAGCGCCGTGCCGCCGCCCGCCACGTGCCGGCGTTCGCGGTGGACGCCGCGCTGACGCTGCGTTCGCCGGACGGCCGCAGCTATGCGCAGCGGTTGCAGGCGATGCGCACCGAGCGCGAATTGAGCGAGCTGTTCGAGGAGATGGTGGCGCGGCTGCCGCTGGGCAGCGGCCGGCTGCTGGCCGGGCTGAACCCGGTGCGCACCGGCGGGCCGATGCAGGTGCGGGTGGATTTCGCCGAACGCAACGCGCGCGGCTATCCGTATGCAGTGGACGGTTCGATCCGCCACGAGGTGTTCAGCCGGCGCGGCGGCCTGTACTTCGGCATCCGCCACCTGTTCGGCTATCCGGCGCAGTACGACAGGCCGCTGTACCGCTTCGCCGACTTCAACGCCGGCTGGTACGCCAGCCGCAACGCCGCGTTCCAGCAGGCGGCGGCGATCGCCAGCGGGACGAGGCTGGCGCGCGACGGCGACCTGCTCGCGCCCGATGCGCCGATGGACGCGCCCGGCGCCACCGAGACGGCGCTGCGCGGCATCGCGCCCGCGCTGGGCATGGACGCCGCCGCGATCCGCCGGGATCTCGGCAAGGAGCGCAGCGCTTCGTTCGCGGAGACGGATCTCTACCGCCGCGTGTTCGCCATCGCCGACGGCAAGGGCGCGGGCCGGCCGGTGCCGCGCGCGCGGGTGCCGGACATCGCGCTGTCCAGCCCCAAGATCACCCGCAAGCTGACCACGGCCTGGTTCGCCAGCCACGTCGAGGCGCGCTGGAAGGCGTGCATGGCGCGTTGA
- the lipA gene encoding lipoyl synthase gives MSTPSPSRPASGSKIVSPHQGTLAVLDGMKPNALSSVPDAGPKPPWLRVRLPNGAKYREVMDIVTSHKLSTVCAESKCPNIAECWERGTATLMLMGSVCTRACKFCSVNTGNPKGWLDPLEPAHVADAVALMGLKYVVLTSVDRDDLPDLGAQHYANCIRAIHLRMPETAVEALTPDFQGKLDLVATVLDAGLATFAQNLETVERLTHPVRDPRAGYRQTLDVLKFAKRHAPDTITKTSLMLGLGETDAEIEQALDDIRAADVDVVTMGQYMRPTKNHLPVERFVSPDEFHAYRELALSKGFLEAVSGPLVRSSYRAERVLEQDNVGLEDTADAHKEKILDAIRESSATMRSLRC, from the coding sequence CCACCAGGGCACGCTCGCGGTGCTGGACGGCATGAAGCCCAATGCGCTGAGCTCGGTGCCCGACGCCGGCCCCAAGCCGCCGTGGCTGCGCGTGCGCCTGCCCAACGGCGCCAAGTACCGCGAAGTCATGGACATCGTGACCTCGCACAAGCTGTCCACGGTCTGCGCCGAGTCCAAGTGCCCCAACATCGCCGAATGCTGGGAGCGCGGCACCGCCACGCTGATGCTGATGGGCTCGGTGTGCACACGCGCCTGCAAGTTCTGCTCGGTCAACACCGGCAACCCGAAGGGCTGGCTGGATCCGCTGGAGCCGGCCCACGTGGCCGACGCGGTGGCACTGATGGGCCTGAAGTACGTGGTGCTGACCTCGGTGGACCGCGACGACCTGCCGGACCTCGGCGCGCAGCACTACGCCAACTGCATCCGCGCCATCCACCTGCGCATGCCGGAGACGGCGGTGGAAGCGCTGACGCCGGACTTCCAGGGCAAGCTCGACCTCGTCGCCACGGTGCTGGACGCCGGCCTCGCCACCTTCGCCCAGAACCTGGAAACGGTGGAGCGCCTGACCCACCCCGTGCGCGATCCGCGCGCCGGCTACCGGCAGACGCTCGACGTGCTGAAGTTCGCCAAGCGCCACGCCCCCGACACCATCACCAAGACCAGCCTGATGCTGGGCCTGGGCGAAACCGACGCCGAGATCGAGCAGGCGCTGGACGACATCCGCGCCGCCGACGTGGACGTGGTGACGATGGGCCAGTACATGCGCCCGACCAAGAACCATTTGCCGGTGGAGCGCTTCGTGAGCCCCGACGAGTTCCACGCCTATCGCGAGCTGGCGCTGTCCAAGGGTTTCCTCGAAGCCGTGTCCGGCCCGCTGGTGCGCTCCAGCTACCGCGCCGAGCGCGTGCTGGAGCAGGACAACGTGGGCCTGGAAGACACCGCGGACGCGCACAAGGAAAAGATCCTCGACGCCATCCGCGAATCCTCGGCGACGATGCGTTCGCTGCGCTGCTGA